The nucleotide sequence tttaatggacaaaattgcaccCTGTTCCTTTCcacagggcacccaggtcctcatctatgctgatgacatactcctccaatgccccacacccaggattttccagttagctttgtcacaactAGCAGgtttgtgtgtccaaatgggactagtgattaatgaatgtaaaacaaaatttcaagctaaagggaaggtctcttggctgcccactgtaaacaaagttcccatccctagagttcatatacacaagtacctgggtgttcagatgagcttcaggaagtctcttcaagccgtccactatgttcgagacctttGTCTGctacggctagcaccactttggctgctagccaacaggggcctgggggcgggcattccagtcctaataatgttctatatatctgtcatatggtcccttattgattatgctgcccctgttttaatacattttaatgccacccaactccgtccactggagcttgtacagaatgaagccatgcggataatcttgggatgcccctggactgcacggattgaagttaTCAGAGCTGAACttcacctgccgagtattatgtgtagggtacaggaaattacttgtcgcacaattagtcggatgctatgcacgggctctgactctaaagggatcactgacccccctgaATCATAATCCttgcactcctacaacaccatacctcaggaagattttgggagtactgacaagtgtaggtgtagccgaggcctgtattaacgttgttatgtcaccgctacaacccgcctggaaccctcatcgtgtcagtgttgatattcaatatctctgcatcagcccaagagctAACTGGCTACCTCATGTgctgctgcaagacatgttcatgactaaattgttcaAGTACCCACACATTCaagctattcatgtttattgtgatgggtcagtcaatgacAGCAGGTCTAGATGTGGGCTATTCATCCGTGAGTAcctctctgccagtctctacactgacattgaggtttccaggcggctccctgcacccatgtcttccactagaccAGAACTGTATACTGTACTAGAGGTGCTCCATATAGTGGCGCCACTCCATAAGAACattcaggctgcattgtatgcccttcaatccacctcccccatggactgtgatctagttaataagtgtcttgatctcatccacaccctagaaggtgctggtgccacggtccatttcatctggataccctctcatgtgggtatcccgctaaatgaaaaagcagaccgctTTGCTCAGTGTGctctacaagatgacacagtggaccctggcactgagtacactctgggttatgttaagagtagcattaaggactttgtacatagtagcattagtgattagttggagctttgttgccatagggacagtagcactagtcttcactatgcacgtgtctcccagagctgtgcttacacctacgggagacacactgcatcacatgacagggtggcaatgaggctcagattaggctacaaatacttttgggaagtcagtgcttctcctggtgtgtgctgtgtgctgtgtgctgcaccaaggggggGCACTCTGCCttactatatcatggaatgtcctctcattgctaaatttaggccacaaggtcaacatgatttgtacagcctcattgaccatctcctagactcagccaccctcagggatatactcagggaatatcctcagtttgctccaaCACTGTAGGATGtgtatgcaataaggtgtgcaatatctgtacttatttattgaaatacttgtattcttgttatgtaaactgtttagtgttatatttttgatactttaaccttaagtctttgcccagggggtgggtgttgaaattatttattaattcaacaataaatgtatcaatcaatctctctctctctctctctctctctctctctctctctctctctctctctctctctctctctctctctctgaaggttcTAGTTAAAGAAACGCTAGTTTTTCATGGTGTTTTGTTGATTGTAGTGAAAAATTAACGTGATTTTTGGTTTGTTCAAGGAAAACCTCGCTTCAGAACTagaccagtcatctctgtggccctggaaAATAGTCTTCTTGATAGAATAAAGTGTTTCTGGAGCTGCAGCGTCCCCGTCTTCATGGCAACGCTGCATGTAAACACGAGGAAAGGTTGCCTAgtcacttatcatttttttaatcCTCGTGCAGTcgttcctgtctttcttctctcgtttcacccttctctcctcccgtcACCAACACAGGGGAGGCTTACAGATCCTCAGTGCCTCGGGGTCTATCTTGGTGAGTGTATAGGTAAGGTTACAATGTATAGGGTCATTGTAGTGTTGGTGTATTGTGTCTTGTGACTGCCTAGTGTTAGTGTTTAGGGTTCCGCTCCTCTGTGGTGTGTTAAAGGGGTTATAATgaagcgtgttttttttttttttgtcggtttacttctttttctggAAGTGTTAAGGTTAATGGAAGCTTTCACGTgtcgtttcctttttcttctagtttgtTGAGGGTGATTAAATTTTGATTAACAGCATCCTGGATTTTCTTGataaaattgttgttgttttgactattcatttttaattttttggaGGTGTTAAGGTTTATGAAAGCTTTCACgtggcttttctttctttttttgtggtggagagaggaaagtcaTTTTTTTGTTAACAGCATCCAGGGTTTACATGCTagatgtgttgtgtttttgctATTCAGGCAAGCAGGAAGTTAACATTCTGTAGCCTTAGTGTTATGTCtcaggggaagagaggaggcaaaAGTGTCTCTTCACAAGCTGGTATTGGTGGTTTGTAGAGTGTGTTCTTGGTAAATATTTATAAAGGATCCTCTGTTTGTCAAATATGGCTGTTTGTTGCAGGACTTAGACGTTTTGAGGAAATGTGAAATTTAGTCTATTTTTGTATCACCGACCAGccaaatcaaaacaaactgaATTTAAGTTAACCCAAccctaaaactaacctaacctaacctaagctaatctaacctgaACTAAACCTGATCTTACTTGTTTTTTGGCATGATGTATTAATTTTTAAAAGCATCATTATTACTCAGCCAAGCACATGAGAAAGGCCTTCATAGACGTGAAGTACAGTGAGTCTACTACCACACCATGTAGTCATGTCATGCATTACTGACAAGGGCCGAGAGTAAATATTAACCCACTCTCCTATCAGCCTTATGACCATCTTATAACTAGCACTCGTAAAAAGCCTTCATAGATGTGAAGTACAGGGAGTCTTACTACCACACCATGTAGTCATGTCATGCGTTACTGACAAGGACCGATAGTAAACATTAACCTactctcctctcacccttatGACCATCTAGTAACTGTCTCCTTACTGCCATGCCAGGCCCAACTCACACAACCCATTGTTCATACTTCCTGAGTGTGCTGTTTGTAACATCACTTCATTAACAGAAAAAGAATACTGTAAATGGAGCTGCCAAATATTGTTCCATGAGATGTGGGAGTGTTTGATAGTGTTGGTGTACATTTTGGTAAACTTTGGTGCATTTTGGCACATTTCTGTATTAGGCACAACTGTTGCTTTCATTGTTACGGTTTCTAAGTCTGCATGTGTTATATaacctttcagttttttttcctcaggtTTTGTCTGCTTGGAATCAATTATTTATTCGTTAAGGCAGAGCTTGATGTATCAGACTCACACATGCCTTACCAGCACCTTCTACTTCAATTGACTTAGGTTTTAATgcaattcttattcttttaggACATAATTTATTGTCTTAGTCTCCCTCATATCAAGACAAACATTTTGCATAaggttcttcatattttttccattttgaagCAATGTTTAGTCTTTTTGTAGGACAGATTTTATTGTTTCTGTCTTCCTCATACCTCAACAGAAACTTTTAAcataattttcttcatattttgtcCACTGAAGTAATTATTAGTCTATTTTAGGTCAGACTTTATTGTTTCAAGCTCCTACATCAAAACATTTTTGCAtaaattttttcatattttgtgcaCTTTGAAGCAGATTTTAAGTTAGTATATAATGTTTCAGACTTCCACAGGCACCACTGCTGAGAGATGCTGCTGTGCATTGGTCCGGAAGGCACAGGCAAGACACTGCTGCTGCGGAGACTTGCCAACCTAACAAAGCCAGACATCAACCTGACCACAGTGCCCACAGTTGGCatgaacatcaccaccatctctcaAGGTCCTGACCTGCCTCCAATCAGCATCAGGGAATTGGGTGAGCATTGAGGCAGTATCACACAGGCCAAACTGAGCACCAAGTGATGTCATGGTGCTAGTTTTCTGCTGTCAGAAAGAATGCACAGTGACTGTGGTGCTGGAATTGTTGGGAGGTTTTCAGATTAATTGGTTATTGTATACTAGAAACTGTagatgtaaatgaaaaaaatattgtacttTATTAGAAACATTGGGAGGAATTTCTACTGTCGGGAAGAATGGAAAGTGACTGTGGTGCTGGAATTGTTGGGAGCGGGTTTCAAATTTAATGGCCATTGTACCAGAAGCTATAGATgttgaataagaagaaatgtatTGTACTTTATGAGAAACATGGGAGAAATATACCCTTTACAGCTTGTCTGGAGATGGATACTTGAGTTCTTATTagtgtttgtttccttccaGTGATACATGATACTTGTTGAATTATGTATGTACTTGAATCCTGAAAACAACTTGAAACCCCCAATGACTTCCACTACAGCTAGATGCTTTAATGCTTGGGAATTTGAGGCTAGATGTGAGGTGTCAGTGAGGCcttgatggagggaagggtagCTGGAAATCCCTCACACATTTATACAGAGAGATGAGTGTAATGTTTTGGctaaacttaaccccttcagtactaggacacatttttaccttgagatttgtgtatgatcagaccattattgacattaggaggggtctgtggaggttagaagattaatggccacagtcctcactattttaatccctcacacaaatttctgaagctatataaaatcaccaaatagtaaccagaatgaatatggcaaTGCATCATGGCACTAAAGTGGTTAAGGAGGATGGCAGTCTAGTATGGCTTataaattgttgtttttgtcactgTTAGAGAATTTGTTGTGTTTAATCATTTCTTTATGTTTGTTATTTTGGTGGGGTGAGTTatatttcatttgccatttccAGAGAGTTATTGCTGTGTACAAATAACGTCCGTTTGTTTCTGACCCTTCTTGACTTTCATCTTTGTAGTTTTACCTCATTTTCATCTCTATCTCActgtttttcaatttttgtaCCCTCAAGGTAGAGTGGAactatgcgtgctttggggtccaaggggtgtTGAAGTGCacaggtttgaatcctgtccaaggTTCGAGTATAGATTAGGTTTCCTCACCTGGGGCAGTGGTTTCGTAGCGGGTggagctttgagataggaagtaccccccaaaaatatcccctttagcccataaattcccatgtaaagcctacatggtatgaatatatatatatatatatatatatatatatatatatatatatatatatatatatatatatatatatatatatatatatataaaattcttGATTCTCTTTCAGTTCAACCAGTTCCgtgctttctcttcttactgtgACCAAACTATCTTATTGTGTatcttcataatcatcatctcTCAGttagttttcttgattttctttcaattcaatCAGTTCCTTGCTTTCTCATCTTACTATGGGGCCAAACCATCTCATTGTGTATCTTCCTATCACTTCCATAACACAGTAGGAGGAGTGACAATGCACCACACATCCTTTCTCCATGTTGCAGGGGGTAGCATGGCACCTATCTGGCACAGCTACTATGGAGGTGTGCCCAAAGTCATGTACGTCTTTGATGCCGTTAACTTGACACAGCTGGGAGAGGCGACAATGCTGCTGATGGACCTTCTGTCACACCCAAGGTTGAGGGCATCACAGGTGGGTCAGTTGCTGGTATTGTGAAGGCTTTGTTTTGGCATTGCTGTTCAGAAGTTTGCATATATGGAAAGCTTAGTGATGCAGagtctgtttcttatttttggcTTTGGTGATTGGTGTagggttattgttattattgtttagttgttgttgttatttattgatttgtttatttgccTCTGAATTGCATGTTTAGTTTAGTCTTTGTAGCTCAGTGTTGTTTCTTGCATCCAGTAAATGAATTCTCTCCTTATTCACTGGAGTCTTCAATTTTATGTTCTCTTTTTCAGTGCACCGTGTGATTGTGGCTGCTTGTTGCACTGCACATAATTGCTTTAAATACTTGAACAACTGAACCTAACCATCCTTGAATACCCGAATCCTGATGACAGTAAAGGGAATTTGGTGCAAAACAGTGTGAGGTCAGTGTGTCTTGTCCATGAAATGCTAGTGTAGCTGGCTTTCCTTTCCAAGTGCTTGATGGAAACTGACTTTGTTGTGAAGTGCTAAAAGTGAAGTGAATTCGAAGTGTCAAGTCAGTGTAAGCTTGGTGCATCCTGCCTATCAAATCAGCAACTTGATTTCCATGGGTAGTGGTGCAAAGAAAACAGTGACTCATGTGTGAAGATTGTGAGTGGTTGTGAGGGAGTGGAAGTGAAGTGTCCAATTATTTAGTGAGTGTCTGGACCTGCCACCGGGACAATGCCAGTGGGAGGGTTTTCTCGGCCGGTGGTGATCAGGGAGAGTTCCGCCCGCCACTGCTTCCTGTCCCTGCCGCGCTCCTTGGCTGTTCTGGTCACGCCTGTGCAGACGCCAACCTTCAGCCTTGTAGTACAAGGCCAGAGTGGAGGCCAAGGTCAGCACTCATCTCTCCTGGAAGGAGTAGTGCAGTTAACCGGGTACTcagtagtgcagtggttagcacactcggttcACAGCCGAGAGATCCCGGGTTTGATCCCCGGGCGGAGCGGAGAATACTGGGCGGTCTCCCTGCTACCTTCACCGTGGCCTTCTTCACTGGCTGCCAGCTGCTGGCTCACAGGTCACACATGGTTCGCTTTGTGTCACTGTGGATGTCCCAGAATAAAGGTTGTTTCCAGTGGAGGAGAGGTcaagggctgtgtgtgtgtgtgtgtgtgtgtgtgtgtgtgtgtgtgtgtgtgtgtgtgtgtgtgtgtgtgtgtgtgtgtgtgtgtgtgtgttacttttgtCACATCTCTAATGttccttttttaatatttttattacatgtgttattattttttgaaccttttttctctatttcacctttatcattgcttttctttactattactatcattgttttctttatgtcaTCTTTGTTAGGTTTTTATCGCTGTTGTTATAACCTTTTCGTCTGTCACCTTTGTTGTCACTTTTTTATTTGACTTaagattttttcacttttactattacttttacactGACACCATCTCAGTTatcacttttttcacttttttggaTAATTTCTTAAATCGACATCACTTCTTTTGATAAGCAGATCTGTACCGGCGCTTAAACCCTTAAGACGTGACCCCTGTTAgagtcacggagagagagagagagcagcgtgaGTGTGTTGAGTGACTGATCGGTGCCGAACTTTGTTATTCTGTGGAACATTTATTttgtaataaaagaagaaaaggaacacaatCCACTCATTGACCAAAGGACAAATTCCCGCCAGTGAAGGACAACTCTGCAAGGTAACACTATTCAATGTACCTATCCAGTGGTAAGAAGAGGGTGCAACACTGTCACAGACTCTCAGTGCTGACCGCAAAAGCTACACCGTTACACCAAgctcacagtagtagtagtagtagtagtagtggtggtggtggtagtagtagtagtagtagtagtagtagtagaagaaaaaacaaaaacaacaaccacaaaaacaacaataataatgataataataataataataataataatgaatagaataatagtaataataatgataataataataataataataataataataataataataattataataataatattaatagtaataataataaaaaagtaatgataataataataataatgaaaaaaagtaatagtaataataatggaaaaataatattttttcattttttttcattaacaataataataataataataatcatcatcatcatcttttcttcttttcctcttcctcctcctcctcctcctcttcctcctcctcctccttagtgttATTGATTCTAACAAAGTAAGGGCGGTGAGTATTGAACCTTGTAACAGCTGAATATTATGGGAAACTTAAGGAAATCCTTCAAGGCTGAAAAACTGCAAGTAATCTAATTGAAGGGGAAACTTAAGAAAATTATTCCATAATGTGCGAAAAAAAGCGGAGTTACCTTGCTGAAGGGGAGACTCAGTCAAACAATGTGTACGGTGAATGGAAACAGCTGAAATTTATGGAAAACTCTGCAAAAATATTTGGTGACTCGAAATGCCATAATGTTgcgtagagaaagaaaaaaatttggtAATTAATTTAATGATGTGTATGAAACACTAGGAATTTATCAAAGTAAAGAGGGAAAATTTAAtgaaatagtatatatatatatatatatatatatatatatatatatatatatatatatatatatatatatatatatatatatatatatatatatatatatatatatatatatatatatatatatatatatatatataggtacacATAAGTACAATAATGTATCCGTAAACACATTCCAAGTCTGCCAATAAGTAAAGCGATAAATCCTTCTCTAATTGCGAATGTGTTGCGACATTTATTGGAGTGAGTTTTGTTCTAGTTAGAAATACcaatgattttttctttacctggGAGCAGGATCATTGAACTTGTGTTGATTTCCCTGTCAAACACGTAGTAGATAATTATCAACTAACTGCCTTTATTTAGGCATTTACAAGCGTCACGACACAAGTGACTGACTACCATTGGCAGAGTAGATCTCTCAAGGACTGCTCAAGTGAGACTAATAATTATCTTGAATACTTTTTGTTGAATATATttactgctgctctctctctctctctctctctctctgattttaatAGAGATAACGTTGATCACTAAGGTTACATATTATACATTATGGTTCTTGGCTTGAACAAACCAAGTATGGGATTGAAGTGTTGGATTATTCAATTATTTTGAGATATACGttcatataaataaatgaataaatctctctctctctctctctctctctctctctctctctctctctctctctctctctctctctctctctctctatatatatatatatatatatatatatatatatatatatatatatatatatatatatataaatggatagataaatatagataaatagaaaaaaaaagtggcgggCACTGGTCCTTACCTGCGACGCTTGACCAGAGGAAGACCCCCGGGTTCCTCTATTATTTCAACTGAAACTCTTTGCTTTAACTCTTCTTCATGTGGTTTGGCCGAAGCCGGGTTTGGGGATCACGGGTTTGCACCCTTCAGCTACACGCCGCGGCAGGTGCCAGGCCGCCACCCCGAGAGGCGGGACACAACCCCCGACTAACACCCGGTACCCACTCACTGCTGGGTGGACAGGGGCGCGGGTGTGAGGAGACCGCCCAGCCTTCTCCGCTCCGCCCGGGGATCGAACCCGGGATCTTTCGGCTGTgaaccgagtgtgctaaccactgcactacggAGTACCCGGTTAATTGCACTACACCTTCCCGGAGACATGAGTGCTGGCCTTGGCCTCCACTCTGGCCTTGCACTGGTACAGTGATACACTTAGCGCACCTCATTTTATCAAGTCACCGCCACTCCTGTACAGTACATCACGTGGTAACACctgctttggtgtgtgtgtgtgtgtgtgtgtgtgtgtgtgtgtgtgtgttaggaaaatattgaaaaaaatatatagacttTTTTACTAGATTTATGTGCTTATACACACTATGTGGGCTTGTGACggtaatttatgggctaaatgggatactttttggggtacctcctatctcaaagcccacccactaatTAAGTGAAATGGATTATTGAGGTACGGATTCATTAATAATTACTTAAACACGTACAGGTAAAGACGTACATAGTTTTTGCAACTCCTGAGAGAATCCTTGCGCTGACTGGAGGACGGTGCACGCTGGGCAGCACCACGATGACATGACCAGTGCTATTCACATCCCTCCACAGACTGGTGAAGAccccatggtgtgtgtgtgtgtgtgtgtgtgtgtgtgtgtgtgtgtgtgtgaatgataatgataataatattttggtttatttgaaTGGGGGCTTGAAAGGTGAAACATTACATATTAATACTTACCATACTAACACACATTTTGTATCTGAAGTCTATCCGACCACAGGGTGAAATGTGACAGTTTTTGACACCGTGGCTGACATGGAGCCAGATCCCCCGGGATGGGCAGGCCAccctgtgtgtattttttttttttctttaagattGTTTGTCCTACCTACGTAACTGTGGCACACAACCTCCAATTCACACCAAGTTCTATACTTAATCAATGTTATGTGAACAAGAGCTACTCTAGAAAGAAGTCTTTTCAAACTTCAGACCTgaaccgggactcgaactctcgttcttccgtgtgtgtgtgtgtgtgtgtgtgtgaatcgatGTATATTGCGGTGGTATGTGGTGAATTAGGCGGTGGTGTAAATTGACAACTAAGGCGGTATAGATCAAAAGAAGTGATGTAGatttaaaaaatgataaaaagaagtgaaaaaagtgaTAACTGAGATGGTGTCAGTGTAAAAGtgataataaaagtgaaaaaatcttGTCAAATAAAAAAGTGACAACAAAGGTGACAGACGAAAAGGTTATAACAACAGCGATAAAAAGCTAACAAAGAtgacataaagaaaacaatgatagtaatagtaaagaaaagcaatgataaaggtgaaatatagaaaaaaggttcgaaaaataataacacatgtaaaaaaatattaaaaaaggaaCATTAGAGATGTGacaaaagtaacacacacacacacacacacacacacacaaacacagcccCTGACCTCTCCTCCACTGGAAACAACCTTTATTCTGGGACATCCACAGTGACCTGTGAGCCAGCAACTGGCGGCCAGTGAAGAAGGCCACGGTGAAGGCAGCAGGGATAGGTGATGCGCCACAGTCCTCCTGTTGATTTGACCCCATCCCTGCTGAGGTACAGCAGATGGAGAGGGGCAGCGCTAAAatagagagtgggagggaagaagaaaaaaagtgacgggCACTGGTCCTTACCTGCGACGCTTGACCAGAGGAAGACCCCCGGGTTCCTCTTTAACTTCAACTAGTCGGGTCACTTAGGGCGGAAAAAAGGCTTTCGCTTCACCTTAGGTGAAGGAAGTATTTTGAGGGTCTTATCCTAAGCATTTTGTGCCGCTGAATCCGAAAATCATAGTTGGGTCACTCGTTATTGGTAAGTTTTTGCGCAAATTGCAAATTTCGGAAATTGGCAAGAAAAAATTGCAGAATGAGAACCAGACGTCGTAGGACCCTGGTTTTTGTCTTAAAATGAAGCTTTTTAAGAGTGCATAAAATGTTATGTAGT is from Portunus trituberculatus isolate SZX2019 chromosome 36, ASM1759143v1, whole genome shotgun sequence and encodes:
- the LOC123513680 gene encoding ADP-ribosylation factor-like protein 16; its protein translation is MLLCIGPEGTGKTLLLRRLANLTKPDINLTTVPTVGMNITTISQGPDLPPISIRELGGSMAPIWHSYYGGVPKVMYVFDAVNLTQLGEATMLLMDLLSHPRLRASQCTV